A single window of Symphalangus syndactylus isolate Jambi chromosome 4, NHGRI_mSymSyn1-v2.1_pri, whole genome shotgun sequence DNA harbors:
- the LOC129480971 gene encoding LOW QUALITY PROTEIN: zinc finger protein 532-like (The sequence of the model RefSeq protein was modified relative to this genomic sequence to represent the inferred CDS: inserted 7 bases in 5 codons; deleted 1 base in 1 codon; substituted 1 base at 1 genomic stop codon): protein MTMGDMKSPDFDDLLAAFDIPDMVDLKAAIESGHDDHQSHMKQNAHGEDDSXVKNVHNIHSSEGGEKDGHNPTGNGLHNGFLTASSLDSYSKDGAKSLKGDVLASEVTLKDSTFSQFSPISSAEECGDDEKIKADXPPDKEDVRSSFRLNVLTGSAPQQDYDKLKAFGGENSSKTGLSTSGNMEKNKVVKREAEANSINLSVYEPFKVRKAEDKLKENSDKVLENKVLDGKLSSEKNDTCLPGTAPSKTKSSSKLLSCSAAITDLSAKKAASDSCKEPVVNSRESSPLPKEVNDSQVRPRATDMSPEFQNLIDGPKKPSLKQPDNPRSISSENGSKRSPSSPAGSTPAILKVRIKTVKTSSGEIKRTVTRVLPEVDLDSGKKSSEEMASVMASVTSLLSSPASAAILSSPLRAPLQSMVMTNAVSPAELTPKXVTIEPAFLPVSAVKTAGSQVINLKLANNTTVKATVISAASVQSASSAIIKAANAIQQQTVMVLAPSLANAKLVPKTVNLANINLLPQGDQATSELRQVLTKPQQQIKQAIINAAASQPPKKVSRVQVVSSLQSYVVEAFNKVLSSVNPVPVYIPNLSPPTNAGITLLMRRYKCLECGDSFALEKRLTQHYDRQSMDIEVTCNYGTKNLIFYNKCSLLSHARGHKEKGVVMQCSHLILKPVPAGQMIVSPSSNTSTSTSTLQSPVGAGTHTVTKIQSGITGTVISAPLSIPITPAMPLDEDPSKLCKHSLKCLECNEVFXDETSLATHFQQAADTSGQKTCTICQMLLPNQCSYASHQRIHQHKSPYICPECRAICRSVHFQTHVTKNCLHYMRRVGFRCVHCNVVYSDVASLKSHIQGSHCEVFYKCPICPMVCKSAPSTHSHTYTQHPGIKIGEPKIIYKCSMCDTVFTLQTLLYCHFDQHIENQKVSVFKCPDCYLLYAQKQLMMDHIKSMHGTLKSIEGPPNLGINLPLSIKPVTQNSANQNKKDTKSMNEKEKLEKKSPSSVKKSMETKKXCWECDCLFMQRDVYISHVRKEQGKQMKKHPCRQCDKXSSHSLCQHNCIKHKGIRKVYACSHCPDSRRTFTKRLMLEKHVQLMHSIKDPDLKEMTDTTNEEETEIKEDTKVPSPKRKLEEPVLELRPPRGAITQPLKKLKINVFKVLKCAECGFTTENLLQFHEHIPQHKSDSSSYQCQECGLCYTSHVSLSRHLFIVHKLKEPQPVSEQNGAGEDNQQENKPSHEDESSDGTVSDRKCKVCAKTFEKQQK from the exons ATGACCATGGGGGATATGAAGTCCCCAGACTTTGATGACCTCCTGGCAGCATTTGACATCCCAGATATGGTCGATCTTAAAGCAGCTATTGAGTCTGGACATGATGACCACCAAAGCCACATGAAGCAGAATGCTCACGGAGAGGACGACT CTGTCAAGAATGTTCACAACATCCACTCCTCCGAGGGCGGGGAGAAAGACGGCCACAACCCCACTGGCAATGGCCTACATAATGGGTTTCTCACAGCGTCCTCCCTTGACAGTTACAGTAAAGATGGAGCGAAGTCCTTGAAAGGAGACGTGCTTGCCTCTGAGGTGACACTGAAGGACTCGACGTTCAGCCAGTTTAGTCCGATCTCTAGTGCTGAAGAGTGTGGTGATGACGAGAAGATCAAGGCGG GACCCCCTGACAAAGAGGACGTGCGATCAAGCTTCAGGTTGAACGTGTTGACAGGGTCGGCTCCCCAGCAGGACTATGATAAGCTGAAGGCATTTGGAGGGGAAAACTCCAGCAAAACTGGACTCTCTACGTCAGGCAACatggagaaaaacaaagttgtTAAGAGAGAAGCAGAAGCCAATTCTATAAACCTGAGTGTTTATGAACCTTTTAAAGTCAGAAAAGCAGAGGATAAACTGAAGGAAAACTCTGACAAGGTGCTTGAAAACAAAGTCCTGGATGGGAAGCTGAGCTCCGAGAAGAATGACACCTGCCTCCCCGGCACTGCGCCATCAAAGACAAAGTCATCCTCCAAGCTCTTGTCCTGCAGCGCTGCCATCACTGACCTCAGCGCTAAAAAGGCGGCTTCAGACTCCTGCAAAGAACCAGTGGTCAATTCGAGGGAGTCCTCCCCGTTACCAAAAGAAGTAAAcgacagccaggtgcg TCCGAGAGCCACCGACATGTCTCCTGAATTCCAGAATCTCATAGAC GGACCAAAAAAACCATCCCTAAAGCAACCGGATAATCCCAGAAGCATCTCAAGTGAGAATGGCAGCAAGCGTTCCCCATCCTCTCCCGCAGGGTCCACACCAGCAATCCTCAAAGTCCGCATAAAAACCGTTAAGACGTCTTCTGGGGAAATCAAGAGGACAGTGACCAGGGTATTGCCAGAAGTGGATCTTGACTCTGGGAAGAAATCTTCTGAGGAGATGGCATCCGTGATGGCCTCTGTGACATCCCTTCTGTCATCTCCAGCATCAGCTGccatcctttcctctcccctcagGGCGCCTCTCCAGTCCATGGTCATGACCAATGCAGTTTCACCTGCAGAGCTCACCCCTAAATAGGTCACAATCGAGCCTGCTTTCCTCCCAGTGTCTGCTGTGAAGACAGCAGGATCCCAAGTCATTAATTTGAAGCTCGCTAACAACACAACGGTAAAAGCCACAGTCATATCTGCTGCATCTGTCCAGAGCGCCAGCAGCGCCATCATTAAAGCCGCCAATGCCATCCAGCAgcaaactgtcatggtgctggcacccagcctggccaacgccaAACTCGTGCCAAAGACTGTGAACCTTGCCAACATTAACCTTTTGCCTCAGGGTGACCAGGCCACCTCTGAACTCCGCCAAGTGCTAACCAAACCTCAGCAACAAATAAAGCAGGCAATAATCAATGCAGCAGCCTCGCAACCCCCCAAAAAGGTGTCTCGAGTCCAGGTGGTGTCGTCCTTGCAGAGTTATGTGGTGGAAGCTTTCAACAAGGTGCTAAGCAGTGTCAATCCAGTCCCTGTTTACATCCCAAACCTCAGTCCTCCCACCAATGCAGGGATCACGTTACTGATGCGTAGGTACAAGTGCTTGGAGTGTGGGGACTCCTTTGCACTTGAAAAGAGGCTGACCCAGCACTACGACAGACAGAGCATGGACATCGAAGTAACATGCAACTATGGTACAAAGAACCTCATTTTTTACAACAAATGCAGCCTCCTTTCCCATGCCCGTGGGCATAAGGAGAAAGGGGTGGTAATGCAATGCTCCCACTTAATTTTAAAGCCAGTCCCAGCAGGTCAAATGATAGTTTCTCCATCAAGCAATACTTCCACTTCAACTTCCACTCTTCAGAGCCCTGTGGGAGCCGGCACACACACTGTCACAAAAATTCAGTCTGGCATAACTGGGACAGTCATATCGGCTCCTTTAAGCATTCCCATCACCCCAGCGATGCCCCTAGATGAAGACCCCTCCAAACTGTGTAAACATAGTCTAAAATGTTTGGAGTGTAATGAAGTCT AGGATGAGACATCACTGGCTACACATTTCCAGCAGGCTGCAGACACGAGCGGACAAAAGACTTGCACTATCTGCCAGATGCTGCTTCCTAACCAGTGCAGTTATGCATCACACCAGAGAATCCATCAGCACAAATCTCCCTACATCTGCCCTGAGTGCAGGGCCATCTGCAGGTCGGTGCACTTCCAGACCCACGTCACCAAGAACTGTCTGCACTACATGAGGAGAGTTGGTTTTCGATGTGTGCATTGCAATGTTGTGTACTCTGATGTGGCTTCTCTGAAGTCTCACATTCAAGGTTCTCACTGTGAAGTCTTCTACAAGTGTCCTATTTGTCCAATGGTGTGTAAGTCTGCCCCAAGCACACATTCCCACACCTACACACAGCATCCTGGCATCAAGATAGGAGaaccaaaaataatatataagtgTTCCATGTGTGACACTGTGTTCACCCTGCAAACCTTGCTGTATTGCCACTTTGACCAACACATTGAAAACCAGAAGGTGTCTGTTTTCAAGTGTCCAGACTGTTATCTTTTATATGCACAGAAGCAACTTATGATGGACCATATCAAGTCTATGCATGGAACATTGAAAAGTATTGAAGGGCCTCCAAACTTGGGTATAAACTTGCCTTTGAGCATTAAGCCTGTAACTCAAAATTCAGCAAATCAGAACAAAAAGGACACCAAATCcatgaatgagaaagagaaattggaaaagaaatcTCCATCTTCTGTGAAAAAATCGATGGAAACCAAGAA GTGTTGGGAGTGTGACTGCCTGTTCATGCAGAGAGATGTGTACATATCCCACGTGAGGAAGGAGCAAGGGAAGCAAATGAAGAAACACCCCTGCCGCCAGTGTGACAA CTCGTCCCACAGCCTGTGCCAGCACAACTGTATCAAGCACAAAGGCATCAGGAAAGTGTACGCCTGCTCACACTGCCCAGACTCCAGACGTACCTTTACCAAACGACTGATGCTGGAGAAGCACGTCCAGCTGATGCACAGCATCAAGGATCCTGACCTGAAAGAAATGACGGACACCACCAATGaggaggaaacagaaataaaagaagacaccaAGGTCCCCAGTCCCAAGCGGAAGTTGGAAGAACCAGTTCTGGAGCTCAGGCCTCCCCGAGGAGCGATCACTCAACCACTGAAAAAGCTGAAAATcaatgtttttaaggttcttaAGTGTGCCGAGTGTGGCTTCACCACCGAAAACCTGCTTCAGTTCCACGAACACATCCCTCAGCACAAATCAGATAGTTCTTCCTACCAGTGCCAGGAGTGTGGCCTCTGCTACACATCTCACGTCTCTCTGTCCAGGCATCTCTTCATTGTACACAAGTTAAAGGAACCTCAGCCAGTGTCCGAGCAAAATGGGGCTGGGGAAGATAACCAACAGGAGAACAAACCCAGCCATGAGGATGAATCCTCCGATGGCACCGTGTCAGACAGAAAGTGCAAAGTGTGCGcaaaaacttttgaaaaacaacaaaaataa